The genomic segment CACCAGGACGACATTATCTCTGGCGAGTTCTCCCGCACCATGATGGAAGACTGGGCCAACAATGACAAAAACCTGCTGACCTGGCGTGAAGAAACCGCAGAAACCGGCTTTGAAAAAGCTCCGGCTTCGGATGTTGAAATCAACGAACAGGAATACTTTGATCACGGCATCATGCTGGTTGCCATGATCAAGGCCGGTGTTGAACTGGCGTTCGAAACCATGGTTGAATCCGGCATCGTTGAAGAGTCTGCTTACTACGAGTCGCTGCACGAAACGCCACTGATCGCCAACACCATCGCCCGTCGCAAACTGTACGAAATGAACGTGGTGATTTCTGACACCGCCGAATACGGTAACTACCTGTTCTCTCACGCTGCCGTGCCTCTGCTGCGCGAGAAGTTCATGCCGCATATCAGCACCGACGTGATTGGTAAAGGTCTGAACCTGAAAACCAACTCGGTTGATAACGCACGCCTGATTGAAGTGAATGAACTGATCCGCAACCACCCGGTTGAATGGGTTGGCCAGGAACTGCGTGGTTACATGACCGATATGCAACGTATCGTCGAAGCATCCCGTTAAGCATCTGCGGCGGTGCTAAGCACCGCCACAGCTCTATAACTCGATGTGATTCAAAAAATTGACTTAGATGTCTTTTCACAACCCATGTTTCCGGGCTGTTGCCAGCAGTTTTTTTGCAATGACAACAAGCCCTGCCAGGCCCCCACAGCCGTTAGTCTTCGTTATTACTCTTCGCTATTAGTCAGCAACAGTACCCCGGCTCCGGTGTTGGAAATCGGCGCATGATAGTGCTTGTGCAGTACATTGACCTTGTCGCTCAAAGCGCCCCGCATCACCATCCACATAATCACTTCGATGCCTTCAGTACCGGCTTTTTCCATGATTTCGGTGTTGCTCTGGCTACACATCCATTCAGGGTTATTCACAATGGCATCCATGCACTGGATGTCGTATTCAACATCGATCAGCCCGGAACGCTCCCCTTGTAACTGGTGCGACAACCCGCCAGTACCGATAATCACGACTTTCATATCTTCGGGATAGGATTCCACCGCCGTACGTAGCGCCTTGCCAACCTCGTAACAGCGCTTGGCACTGGTCAGTGGATGCTGAACCGTGTTGACAGCAAAAGGCAGCGTCTTGACTGGCCACTCGGGCAAATGTCTCCACATCAGGGCCATCGGTACAGTAAAGCCATGGTCAACCAGCATTTCCTGACAGGTACACATATCCACGCCCTGATTGATCAGGCTCTCGGCCACATGCCAGGAAAAAGGCGCATCGCCTTTGA from the Candidatus Thalassolituus haligoni genome contains:
- a CDS encoding class III extradiol dioxygenase family protein — translated: MAKIIGGITTSHIPAIGNAMANKQENDPYWQRFFAGYEPVKQWLAEVKPDLAIIVYNDHGLNFFLNQVPTFAMGCADEYRNADEGWGIPEMPSFKGDAPFSWHVAESLINQGVDMCTCQEMLVDHGFTVPMALMWRHLPEWPVKTLPFAVNTVQHPLTSAKRCYEVGKALRTAVESYPEDMKVVIIGTGGLSHQLQGERSGLIDVEYDIQCMDAIVNNPEWMCSQSNTEIMEKAGTEGIEVIMWMVMRGALSDKVNVLHKHYHAPISNTGAGVLLLTNSEE